The sequence TGTTGTCGTTCGCGGACGGGGAGTCGCGCTTCGAAATGGACGCGGGGCCCAGGCATCACAACCCGATGGGGACGGTCCACGGCGGGATCCTGTGCACGCTGGCGGACTCGGCGATGGGGATGGCGTTCGCCTCCACGCTCAGGGAAGGGGAGACGTTCACCACCCTCGAGATCAAGGTCAACTACCTCCGCCCCGTCTTCGAGGAGAAGCTGTTCGCCAGCGCGAAGGTCGTCCACCGGGGCCGCACGGTGGGGCTGGTGGAGTGCGATGTCACCACGGAAAACGGGAAGCTCGTCGCCCGGGCCGTCTCCACCTGCTCGGTGCTGCGGGGGGAGAAGGCGGAGGGAAGATAGGGACGGCGTTTGCGGCGCGCCTCAAATCGCTTGACGGGCGCCAAGGTCGGGATTATATTTTCTGGTCTGCCGTATCACGTTCCCTGGTAGCTCAACCGGCAGAGCGGGTGGCTGTTAACCACTAGGTTGCAGGTTCGAGTCCTGCCCAGGGAGCCATGACAACATCAGGGCCGCTTGCGGAATTCCGCGGGCGGCCCTTTTCCTTACGGGCTTCGGTGACAGGACGATCCGGTTGCGCCTTCGATCTCGAGCAACTTCGCTTTTGTCTCCAGTCCTCCGTGAGCGGAAAATCCCCCGGGTTTATTGCCGCTCGCAAGGACCCGATGACAGGGGATGATGAGAGGGATCGGATTCCTTCCCAGGGCCTGCCCGACCGCCCGGGAAGCGTTGGGCCGGTCCATGTCCGTCGCAATCTCGCCGTAGGTCATGGTCCGTCCTGCCGGGATTTTTCGGACCGCTTCGTACACCTGTCGTGCAAAGGGGCCCGCGCCGTCCAAGTCTACGACGATGTCCAGAAAGTCCTGCGCATCCCCGTGCAAATGCTTCTGAACTTTCTTGATGATCCCGGCAATGCGGGGCGGCGGCACGCGCGCTTTGCGGCCTCCGGAC is a genomic window of Deltaproteobacteria bacterium containing:
- a CDS encoding PaaI family thioesterase, which gives rise to MVSSFSDRLKSGEIKPPAAEMIGFRMLSFADGESRFEMDAGPRHHNPMGTVHGGILCTLADSAMGMAFASTLREGETFTTLEIKVNYLRPVFEEKLFASAKVVHRGRTVGLVECDVTTENGKLVARAVSTCSVLRGEKAEGR
- a CDS encoding methylated-DNA--[protein]-cysteine S-methyltransferase codes for the protein QTAYCLFETPLGACGIAWKERETSRIPPAVTFFQLPEASRSLTDTRIAGRSGGRKARVPPPRIAGIIKKVQKHLHGDAQDFLDIVVDLDGAGPFARQVYEAVRKIPAGRTMTYGEIATDMDRPNASRAVGQALGRNPIPLIIPCHRVLASGNKPGGFSAHGGLETKAKLLEIEGATGSSCHRSP